One genomic region from Pseudoduganella lutea encodes:
- the sppA gene encoding signal peptide peptidase SppA gives MSRSVFSYVRGGIGRVWRFIDASRRAVMNLIFLVIVIALLYAIFGGGVKPLGEKTMLVLNLNGQLVEQAPGGAKLAALANLGDENVRRYIQLRDVLRVLDNAGRDPDIGGAVLLVDEMEGGGPAMQREIAAAIDRFRATGKKVVAWGSNYNQSQYQIAAHASEVYLHPMGTVILDGYGKYRTYYRDALDKLGVTVNLLKVGNFKSAAEPLVANGPSPAAAEAEAYLNNDLWNRYLQDVEKARKLQAGTIAQGIENLPALLERHDGNLAKMALGVKLVDGLKTRDEIRKLVLERGVPDAQNKSFRQVAFDDYLARLPQHIAGDAVGVVMAVGEIGDGIAAPGAIGGLSTSNLIRMAREDENIKAIVLRVDSPGGSAFGSELIRRELELTRAAGKPVVVSMGNLAASGGYWISMSSDEVIADASTITGSIGVFALFPTVDKVMDKLGIHTAGQPTTWLGDAGNPTRPMDPRFGQLLQSSINNVYAEFTTKAAQARKSTPEKIDAVAQGRVWTGAQAQERGLVDTLGSFNDAVRSAARRAKLGADPRIVYIERETTRFDKLLDFFGAPQAIGDVIDAAVARQVGSVLAPAGIPAGVAGHVARELNWLNDMTAKKKPFMALTHCMCGVPE, from the coding sequence GTGTCCCGATCCGTGTTTTCCTACGTCCGTGGTGGTATTGGCCGCGTGTGGCGCTTCATCGATGCCAGCCGCCGTGCCGTGATGAACCTGATTTTCCTCGTGATCGTCATCGCCTTGCTGTATGCAATCTTCGGCGGCGGCGTCAAGCCGCTGGGTGAGAAGACGATGCTGGTGCTGAACCTGAACGGCCAGCTGGTCGAGCAGGCGCCCGGTGGCGCCAAACTGGCCGCGCTGGCCAATCTCGGCGACGAGAACGTGCGCCGCTATATCCAGCTGCGCGACGTGCTGCGGGTGCTGGACAACGCGGGGCGCGACCCGGACATCGGCGGCGCCGTGCTGCTGGTGGACGAGATGGAAGGCGGCGGCCCGGCGATGCAGCGCGAGATCGCGGCCGCCATCGACCGCTTCCGCGCCACCGGCAAGAAGGTCGTGGCCTGGGGGTCGAACTACAACCAGAGCCAGTACCAGATCGCGGCCCATGCCAGCGAAGTCTACCTGCACCCGATGGGCACCGTGATCCTCGATGGCTACGGCAAGTACCGCACCTACTACCGCGATGCGCTGGACAAGCTGGGCGTGACGGTCAACCTGCTGAAGGTCGGCAATTTCAAGAGCGCGGCCGAGCCGCTGGTGGCCAACGGTCCGTCGCCGGCCGCCGCCGAAGCGGAAGCCTACCTGAACAACGACCTGTGGAACCGCTACCTGCAGGACGTGGAAAAGGCCCGCAAGCTGCAAGCCGGCACGATCGCGCAAGGCATCGAGAACCTGCCGGCCCTGCTGGAACGGCACGACGGCAACCTGGCGAAGATGGCGCTCGGCGTGAAACTGGTGGATGGCCTGAAGACGCGCGACGAGATCCGCAAGCTGGTGCTGGAGCGCGGCGTGCCCGATGCGCAGAACAAGTCGTTCCGCCAGGTCGCCTTCGATGACTACCTGGCGCGCCTGCCGCAGCACATCGCCGGCGACGCCGTCGGCGTGGTGATGGCGGTCGGCGAAATCGGTGACGGCATCGCCGCGCCGGGCGCGATCGGCGGCCTGTCCACGTCGAACCTGATCCGCATGGCGCGCGAGGACGAGAACATCAAGGCCATCGTGCTGCGCGTCGATTCGCCGGGCGGCAGCGCGTTCGGTTCGGAACTGATCCGCCGCGAACTGGAACTGACGCGCGCGGCCGGCAAGCCGGTGGTCGTCTCGATGGGCAACCTGGCCGCATCGGGCGGCTACTGGATCTCGATGTCGTCCGACGAGGTGATCGCCGACGCATCGACGATCACGGGCTCGATCGGCGTGTTCGCGCTGTTCCCCACCGTGGACAAGGTGATGGACAAGCTGGGCATCCACACCGCGGGCCAGCCCACCACGTGGCTGGGCGACGCCGGCAACCCCACGCGCCCGATGGACCCGCGCTTCGGCCAGCTGCTGCAATCATCGATCAACAACGTGTATGCGGAATTCACGACGAAGGCCGCGCAAGCCCGCAAGAGCACACCGGAAAAGATCGACGCCGTGGCGCAGGGCAGGGTGTGGACGGGGGCCCAGGCGCAGGAGCGCGGCCTGGTCGACACGCTGGGCAGCTTCAACGACGCGGTACGCTCCGCCGCGCGCCGCGCCAAGCTGGGTGCTGACCCACGCATCGTGTACATCGAGCGCGAAACCACGCGCTTCGACAAGCTGCTCGACTTCTTCGGCGCCCCGCAGGCCATCGGCGACGTGATCGACGCCGCCGTCGCACGGCAAGTCGGCTCGGTGCTGGCGCCAGCCGGCATCCCCGCCGGCGTGGCCGGCCATGTCGCCAGGGAGCTGAACTGGCTGAACGACATGACGGCGAAGAAAAAGCCATTCATGGCGCTGACGCACTGCATGTGCGGGGTGCCGGAGTGA